The following coding sequences are from one Vicinamibacteria bacterium window:
- a CDS encoding DUF1552 domain-containing protein, with protein MGFITGKHLSRRTFLRGAGVSVALPLLEAMLPAGRARASTGETKFTRLLCIEESMGAAGSSDWGDAEHLFAPASVGRDFELVANSQLRPLEAFRDHMTIVSNTDCRSAEAFRAEEIGGDHDRTTAVFLTQSHPTQTQGSDIHIGISIDQIHAQRFGRETALPSLELCIEGIDRGGGCAYNYHCAYTTSLAWASANQPLPAIREPRVVFERLFGAGDTPEDRAARRRTNRSLIDWIATEVARLKRSLGAADRAALDEYTEHIREIERRIELVEARNAGGEERQMPEAPSGVPDSFEEHMQLMFDLQVLALQADLTRVITFKTGFDQSNRTFPESGTTKSIHGASHHGNVPADILDFNKINTYRLGQLGYLLKKLGDTFDGDGSLLDKTAIVWGSAMADGNLHNHRRAPLLLFGHANGALDGGLHLRAPEGTPMANVFVSLMQKIGHEEMTAFGDSTGAFSLDGVS; from the coding sequence ATGGGCTTCATTACCGGAAAGCATCTCTCTCGCCGTACGTTCCTTCGGGGCGCGGGAGTGAGCGTCGCCTTACCCCTCCTCGAAGCCATGCTGCCCGCGGGACGCGCCCGAGCTTCGACGGGCGAAACGAAATTCACCCGCCTCCTGTGCATCGAAGAGTCGATGGGAGCCGCCGGGTCGAGCGACTGGGGCGACGCCGAGCACCTCTTCGCTCCTGCAAGCGTCGGACGTGACTTCGAGCTCGTCGCCAACAGTCAGCTGAGGCCTCTCGAGGCGTTTCGCGACCACATGACGATCGTGAGCAACACCGACTGCCGTTCGGCGGAGGCGTTTCGCGCCGAGGAGATCGGCGGAGATCACGATCGGACCACGGCGGTGTTTCTGACTCAGTCCCACCCCACACAGACCCAGGGCTCCGACATCCATATCGGGATCTCGATCGACCAGATTCACGCGCAGCGTTTCGGCAGGGAGACGGCGCTTCCATCGCTCGAGCTCTGCATCGAGGGCATCGATCGCGGGGGTGGCTGCGCCTATAACTATCACTGCGCCTACACGACGTCGCTGGCCTGGGCATCGGCCAACCAGCCGCTTCCGGCGATTCGCGAGCCCCGGGTCGTCTTCGAGCGACTGTTCGGTGCGGGCGACACTCCCGAGGATCGGGCGGCCCGGCGCCGAACCAATCGAAGCCTCATCGACTGGATCGCGACCGAGGTTGCGCGGTTGAAACGATCGTTGGGAGCCGCGGATCGCGCGGCGCTCGACGAGTACACCGAGCACATCCGCGAGATCGAGCGGAGAATCGAGCTCGTCGAAGCCCGCAATGCGGGTGGGGAGGAGCGACAGATGCCCGAGGCACCTTCGGGTGTTCCCGACTCCTTCGAGGAGCACATGCAGCTGATGTTCGACCTCCAGGTGCTCGCGCTGCAGGCGGACCTGACCCGGGTCATCACCTTCAAGACCGGGTTCGATCAATCGAATCGAACGTTCCCCGAGAGCGGTACGACGAAATCGATCCATGGCGCGTCGCACCACGGAAACGTTCCCGCCGACATCCTGGATTTCAACAAGATCAACACCTACCGCCTCGGCCAGCTCGGGTACTTGCTGAAAAAGCTGGGCGACACCTTCGACGGCGACGGCTCGCTGCTCGACAAGACGGCGATCGTCTGGGGCTCGGCGATGGCCGACGGAAACCTTCACAACCACCGCCGGGCGCCGCTTCTGCTCTTCGGCCACGCCAACGGCGCTCTCGACGGAGGCCTCCACCTGAGGGCCCCCGAGGGCACGCCGATGGCG